A DNA window from Stenotrophomonas sp. 57 contains the following coding sequences:
- a CDS encoding lysozyme inhibitor LprI family protein — MSEAMAPRKGKVTKIAGRRHWAALGLCAVLVACQPPSSTASTESVAAASAPAALAPAGNAPSAYPDSSYSEGRLRPAYGWCVDGVEDAGTLQACGKDELAYQQARLQEATTKAVAGLDAAAISTFRASEAAWRSDTDHHCVAPADAGVDALQKAQECRLFRVANRADALLAQSAPPDTSHAKAPLRDEYTRCVQDARGMDDQLEACDAAEFAYHKQQLEAQVARLMASPDSPAKDRWMDEQANWVEDTDKRCAPASDHVGAMLDAQSCRINRYANRAFELQGRVLAR; from the coding sequence GCCGGCCGCCGGCATTGGGCGGCGCTGGGTCTGTGTGCGGTACTGGTCGCCTGCCAGCCCCCTTCTTCCACCGCATCGACCGAATCCGTCGCTGCAGCGTCAGCGCCGGCCGCGCTGGCGCCGGCAGGCAACGCGCCCTCCGCCTACCCCGACAGCTCCTACAGCGAGGGCCGGCTGCGCCCCGCTTACGGCTGGTGCGTGGATGGCGTGGAGGACGCAGGCACGTTGCAGGCCTGCGGCAAGGATGAACTGGCCTACCAGCAGGCGCGCCTGCAGGAGGCCACCACCAAGGCCGTGGCCGGACTCGACGCGGCGGCCATATCTACCTTCCGCGCCAGCGAGGCGGCCTGGCGCAGCGACACCGACCATCATTGCGTGGCACCGGCCGATGCCGGCGTGGATGCGCTGCAGAAGGCGCAGGAATGCCGCCTGTTCCGCGTGGCCAATCGTGCCGACGCGTTGCTGGCACAGAGCGCTCCGCCGGACACCTCGCATGCGAAGGCGCCGTTGCGCGATGAATACACCCGCTGCGTGCAGGACGCCCGTGGCATGGACGACCAGCTTGAAGCCTGCGACGCCGCCGAGTTCGCCTATCACAAGCAACAGCTGGAGGCGCAGGTAGCGCGTCTGATGGCGAGCCCGGACAGTCCGGCCAAGGACCGCTGGATGGACGAGCAGGCCAACTGGGTTGAAGACACCGACAAGCGCTGCGCGCCTGCCAGCGACCACGTGGGGGCGATGCTGGATGCGCAGTCGTGCCGCATCAACCGGTACGCCAACCGCGCCTTCGAACTGCAGGGGCGCGTGCTGGCCCGCTGA